A genomic window from Salvia miltiorrhiza cultivar Shanhuang (shh) chromosome 5, IMPLAD_Smil_shh, whole genome shotgun sequence includes:
- the LOC130985123 gene encoding protein ALTERED PHOSPHATE STARVATION RESPONSE 1, which produces MGCVASRIDKEERVRMCKERKRLMKQLLRYRKEFADAQIAYLRSLRNSGVTLRQFTEPESLEFEETNSAAGFPPSPPPPLPPSPPPPPTFGPDLRKFESKSGEAQSAVEEIIEVDEESGHTPPPPVPSSSWEYWDVFGSASVHCEKRSETVEQGEEENWKDTNTEFIEEDEEEAAFAVDDNDTDMLPPPEQQDTEFVDDSSSMMSWHTKDTADMAMVVWRGKKSLTGVVKDLDEYFLKASAVVKDIAVFIDINAGGTFLYQSINESKRKRSNSAKVFSALNWSWSSKSLQCNRETGDMLGSGEPCKPGAHCITLEKLYSEEQKLYKDVKEEEISKVEYGRKSLLLQKQDEEHDWTKAEKTRSTFESLQSYISSLQESIGRSSSTILTLVNKELHPQLITLASGLMHMWRTMYNSHQVQNHISQQLNHLTDQQTVEPTTESQRQAAGQLQTEVTSWHHSFCKLVKYQREYVRTLCKWTELTNYIEGSDTRQSESPTLHTLLDKWQQALDKLPDKMVSDAIRGLQSVVHSIILQQQHECDLRKRSEKLVRKLERELTFLAELEMKFAGSISIEDTKHPLIVRRAKAEALKSLAEDEKAKYSSSVKTTRVMILSNLKTSLPKLFQALVVYSSAYCHSFEAILSYTTMSESDDMQTTASEF; this is translated from the exons ATGGGTTGTGTTGCATCGAGAATTGATAAAGAAGAGAGGGTGAGAATGTGTAAGGAGAGGAAGAGGCTGATGAAACAGTTGTTGAGATATAGGAAAGAATTTGCTGATGCTCAGATAGCATATTTGAGGTCATTGAGGAATAGTGGAGTGACACTTAGGCAGTTTACTGAGCCCGAATCTTTGGAATTCGAGGAAACGAATTCTGCTGCTGGATTCCCTCCGTCCCCTCCTCCCCCGTTGCCACCATCACCACCACCTCCGCCCACTTTCGGCCCCGACCTAAGGAAGTTTGAAAGTAAGTCGGGGGAGGCTCAATCTGCCGTGGAGGAGATCATTGAGGTCGATGAGGAGAGTGGCCATACGCCACCCCCACCAGTTCCTAGCTCGTCTTGGGAATATTGGGACGTCTTTGGCTCTGCCTCGGTGCACTGTGAGAAGAGAAGTGAGACGGTGGAGCAGGGCGAAGAGGAGAACTGGAAGGATACAAACACTGAGTTCATAGAAGAAGATGAGGAAGAGGCAGCTTTTGCTGTTGATGACAATGACACTGACATGCTGCCTCCTCCCGAGCAGCAGGACACCGAGTTTGTTGATGATAGCTCGTCTATGATGAGCTGGCACACGAAGGACACGGCAGATATGGCCATGGTGGTTTGGAGGGGGAAGAAGAGCTTGACGGGCGTTGTCAAGGACTTGGACGAGTATTTCTTGAAAGCATCCGCTGTGGTGAAGGATATCGCTGTTTTCATAGATATTAATGCAGGAGGCACCTTCCTTTACCAGAGCATCAATGAGAGCAAGA GGAAGAGAAGCAATTCAGCAAAAGTTTTCAGTGCCTTAAATTGGTCGTGGTCGTCTAAATCGCTTCAATGCAATAGAGAAACGGGAGATATGCTTGGATCCGGTGAGCCCTGCAAGCCCGGAGCTCACTGTATTACACTCGAGAAACTTTATTCAGAGGAACAGAAACTCTATAAGGATGTTAAG GAGGAAGAGATTTCTAAGGTGGAGTATGGGAGAAAATCTCTACTGCTGCAGAAACAAGACGAAGAGCACGACTGGACCAAGGCGGAGAAGACACGCTCCACGTTTGAAAGTTTGCAATCTTACATCTCGTCTCTCCAAGAGTCGATTGGCAGGTCTTCTTCGACCATACTCACGCTCGTGAACAAGGAATTGCACCCTCAGTTGATCACGCTGGCTTCAGG ACTGATGCACATGTGGCGAACGATGTACAACTCTCATCAAGTTCAGAATCACATATCTCAGCAGCTGAATCATCTCACGGATCAGCAGACCGTGGAGCCGACTACTGAATCCCAGCGGCAGGCTGCTGGTCAGCTGCAGACAGAAGTAACGTCGTGGCACCACAGCTTCTGCAAGCTCGTGAAGTACCAGCGTGAATACGTAAGAACGCTCTGCAAGTGGACTGAGCTCACTAACTACATCGAAGGCTCTGATACACGTCAAAGCGAATCACCAACGCTGCATACCCTTTTGGACAAATGGCAGCAAGCACTGGATAAATTGCCGGATAAG ATGGTGTCTGATGCCATCAGGGGTTTACAGTCAGTTGTTCACTCCATCATCTTGCAGCAGCAACACGAATGCGACTTACGCAAGAGATCTGAGAAGCTTGTGAGGAAATTGGAGAGGGAACTCACTTTTCTTGCAGAATTGGAGATGAAGTTTGCAGGGAGCATCTCCATCGAAGATACCAAGCATCCGTTAATAGTCAGGCGAGCGAAAGCTGAAGCGTTGAAGAGCTTAGCCGAAGACGAGAAAGCTAAGTACTCGAGTTCTGTTAAAACGACGAGAGTCATGATCCTGAGCAACCTAAAGACAAGCCTGCCAAAGTTGTTTCAAGCACTGGTCGTGTATTCGAGCGCCTACTGCCACAGCTTCGAGGCGATCCTCAGCTACACGACGATGTCAGAATCCGACGACATGCAGACTACAGCTTCTGAATTTTAA
- the LOC130985124 gene encoding uncharacterized protein LOC130985124 — protein MPRTTTVESSGCPPLRALTFDVLGLVKVLEARGGQNGDAAKVVERWGDPDASKCVLSASILDRESDPMVGIARKSGSVEVISAINGDLQVQIPDLCQSAVSPEDDSIIGLHLLQKHKSQSSSRSFTLLASTTKGHVRMESVKFGRTPAESVRDPSPTLWNVCESGNILCSKVSEDENHALFGGKGVEVNIWNLHECVKIWTAKSPPKDNLGIFTPTWFTCATFLSKDDHRKFIAGTNSHQVRLYDISAQRRPVISIDFRETSIKAVSEDIDGNTIYIGNGSGDLASFDIRTGKLLGCFLGKCSGSIRSIARHPELPVIASCGLDSYLRIWDIQSRQLLSAVFLKQHLTTVVFDSHFRSEAPAPQVENTAEEECVEVTPLKRKKASKEHHGSKKVKSKRSSKRSKGEED, from the exons ATGCCGCGTACAACGACGGTCGAGAGTTCCGGCTGCCCTCCACTACGAGCCCTAACCTTTGACGTTCTCGGCCTTGTCAAAG TTTTGGAGGCACGCGGCGGACAGAATGGAGATGCTGCTAAAGTGGTGGAACGATGGGGTGACCCCGACGCCTCCAAATGTGTGCTTTCAGCTTCAATTCTTGATCGGGAGTCTGACCCG ATGGTTGGTATTGCAAGAAAATCTGGATCA GTTGAAGTTATTAGTGCTATAAACGGGGATCTTCAAGTTCAGATTCCGGATTTATGTCAGTCTGCAGTCAGTCCTGAGGATGACTCCATTATTGGATTGCATTTGTTGCAAAAACATAAATCACAGTCATCATCTAG GTCATTTACACTTCTTGCCTCTACAACAAAAGGACATGTGAGAATGGAATCTGTTAAATTCGGCAGAACTCCAGCAGAGTCTGTTCGTGATCCTTCTCCGACATTGTGGAATGTATGTGAATCGGGTAATATTTTGTGCTCAAAAGTGAGTGAAGATGAGAATCATGCCTTGTTTGGAGG GAAGGGTGTTGAAGTTAATATATGGAATCTTCACGAATGCGTGAAAATATGGACTGCGAAGTCT CCCCCTAAAGACAATCTTGGAATCTTCACACCGACTTGGTTTACATGTGCAACCTTTTTGAGTAAAGATGATCATCGAAAATTTATTGCTGGGACCAACTCTCATCAG GTTCGGCTCTACGATATCTCTGCTCAGAGAAGGCCTGTGATTTCAATTGATTTCAGAGAAACCTCCATCAAGGCTGTTTCTGAAGATATTGATggaaatacaatatatataggAAATGGCTCAGGCGACCTTGCTTCCTTCGATATTCGTACTG GGAAACTTCTTGGATGCTTTTTAGGAAAATGTTCCGGAAGTATAAGATCCATAGCTAGGCATCCTGAGCTACCTGTGATTGCCTCCTGTG GGCTTGATAGCTACTTGCGAATTTGGGACATACAGTCACGGCAGCTTCTCTCAGCG GTTTTCTTAAAACAACATCTTACAACTGTCGTCTTTGATTCCCATTTTCGTAGCGAAG CTCCTGCACCACAAGTCGAAAATACCGCAGAAGAAGAATGCGTAGAAGTGACACCTTTGAAACGGAAAAAGGCGTCTAAAGAGCATCATGGAAGTAAGAAGGTGAAATCAAAGAGAAGTAGCAAGAGGTCGAAAGGTGAAGAAGATTGA
- the LOC131024788 gene encoding uncharacterized protein LOC131024788, with protein MEERMAGLKLSAEEDELLIDDDIADDTTVAVELCLVGRFLTEQPINFNLMRSRLASIWRPGKGVFMKDIGDGRFIFQFFHELDLQRILDNGPWSYGNFPLILHKLKKGDLPSKVPLDTLPFWIQIHDLPAGFLTEKVGRLLGNFIGNFLEYDSTNSSGVWRQYMRIRVGINVTEPLKRFKRLKNTDGTSFQVSFKYERLNIFCFLCGRLGHSENFCNLRFTLEVKEVEREWGAWLKAADRRSVSLAGDKWLRADDGGSNPSGAAAEARVSSEPLQSDPKRKARDFGSKSLPIMGSRHTSDPIPQITHSLVLRDISNAPTDRELMQLDDSSIINFEERKRRRGTNTHAMITSTSSEIFPAGIHVDVSDESDLVSAGSNGGVGQAQ; from the coding sequence ATGGAGGAGCGCATGGCCGGACTAAAACTATCTGCTGAAGAGGACGAACTCCTCATTGATGATGATATCGCTGACGACACCACGGTAGCGGTTGAACTATGCTTGGTGGGCCGGTTTCTCACTGAGCAGCCGATAAACTTCAATCTCATGCGAAGCAGACTGGCAAGCATCTGGCGACCCGGGAAAGGAGTCTTCATGAAAGATATTGGGGACGGCAGATTCATATTCCAATTCTTTCATGAACTGGATCTTCAGCGTATCTTGGATAATGGCCCTTGGTCTTATGGAAATTTCCCTCTCATTCTTCACAAACTAAAGAAGGGAGACTTACCATCGAAAGTCCCCCTTGACACCTTACCTTTCTGGATACAAATCCATGATCTTCCGGCAGGCTTCCTAACTGAGAAAGTAGGGAGACTCCTTGGGAACTTCATCGGAAACTTTCTTGAATATGACAGTACCAACTCTTCTGGAGTCTGGAGGCAATACATGCGAATCAGAGTTGGCATAAATGTCACAGAACCCCTCAAAAGATTCAAGAGATTGAAGAACACAGACGGAACCTCCTTCCAGGTTTCTTTCAAGTATGAACGACTCAACATCTTCTGTTTTCTCTGCGGAAGACTTGGACATTCCGAAAACTTTTGTAATCTCCGCTTCACGCTCGAGGTCAAAGAGGTCGAGAGGGAATGGGGTGCTTGGCTTAAAGCAGCTGATCGGCGGAGTGTGTCTCTGGCCGGTGACAAATGGCTCCGAGCTGACGATGGAGGCTCCAACCCTAGCGGGGCGGCGGCGGAAGCTAGGGTTTCAAGCGAGCCGTTACAATCCGACCCGAAACGGAAAGCACGTGATTTCGGGAGCAAATCTCTCCCCATAATGGGATCACGCCACACCAGCGATCCAATCCCTCAAATCACGCACAGCCTGGTGCTACGGGATATCAGTAACGCTCCTACTGATCGGGAGTTAATGCAATTGGATGACTCATCAATTATCAATTTTGAAGAAAGGAAAAGACGACGTGGCACTAACACTCATGCCATGATTACCTCCACATCATCTGAGATTTTCCCGGCTGGAATCCACGTGGATGTCTCTGATGAATCAGACCTTGTATCGGCGGGCTCCAATGGTGGAGTCGGCCAGGCCCAATGA
- the LOC130985125 gene encoding ABC transporter C family member 12-like, giving the protein MDSDGPLVWFCRPVANGVWAQETDSAFGAYTPCAVDSVVGNVSHLVLLGMCLYRVWLIKVNPKVQRYCLRSNLCNYALAVLFTCCAAEPLCRLVMGLSIFSFDTESGLAPFEMVHLGIEIVSWCSMVAMLLVETKIYVKEFRWYIRFGLMYVLVGDAVIFNFIFPLREFYGASTLYLFFSSVFFQVLLGILLLAYVPKLDSYPGYVPLPGSVDDTKNEKPLGEQVCPERGANFFSAIYFDWMTPLMQQGYKRPITEKDVWKLDSWDQTETLSRKFQKSWEEEAQRSKPWLLRALNRSLGGRFWYGGIFKIGSDLSQLAGPVILNHLLQSLERGEPAWIGYIYALSIFFSVSIGVLCEARYFQNVMRVGFRLRSTLVAAIFRKSLRLTHEARKHFPSGRVTNMITTDANALQQICQQLHGLWSSPFRIIMAMILLYQQLGVSSLLGSLMLVLMFPIQTFIVSNMRKLSREGLLRTDKRVGLMNEILAAMDTVKYYAWEKSFKSKIHVLRDDELSWLRKAQMLQAWNTFILNSIPVLVTVISFGTFTLLGGDLSPSRAFTSLALFGVLRFPLNMLPNLITQVVNANVSLQRLEELLLAEERFLLPNPPLAPGLPAISIKAGNFSWDSKAARPTLSNINLDIPVGSLTAIVGGTGEGKTSLISAMLKELPPLGDAEVEIRGSVAYVPQISWIFNASVRDNILFGSEFEQTRYWKAIDVTAMRHDLDLLPGRDLTEIGERGVNISGGQKQRVSMARAVYSDSDIYIFDDPLSALDANVARQVFNNCIKEALGGKTRVLVTNQLHFLPQVDRIILVSEGMVKEEGTFEELSEKGVLFKKLMENAGKMEEHMHDNGEGLDLCDESPSPSPSPPPSVSSDPNPKDAVSARKMREGRSVLIKQEEREMGIVSWHVLMRYKNALGGLLAVSVLLTCYTLTETLRVSSSTWLSVWTKQSTSAGYSPGFYILVYAILSFGQVLVTLTNSFWLIRSSLKAARRLHDSMLDAILRAPMVFFHTNPIGRVINRFSKDLGDIDRNVAGLVNGFLTQLWQLLSTFVLIGIVSTVSLWAIMPLLILFYAAYLYYQSTSREVKRLDSITRSPVYAQFGEALNGLSSIRAYKAYDRMAGINGRSMDNNIRFTLVNISSNRWLTIRLETLGGIMIWLTATFAVMQNQRAENQVAFASTMGLLLSYSLNITNLLSNVLRQASRAENSLNSVERVGTYIDLPSEAPDVVEGSRPPPGWPASGLVRFEDVFLRYRPGLPPVLKGLSFTIHPHQKVGIVGRTGAGKSSMINALFRIVELERGRILIDDCDVAKFGLTDLRKVLSIIPQSPVLFSGNVRFNLDPFGEHNDPDLWEALERAHLKDVIRRNPLGLDAEVLEGGENFSVGQRQLLSLARALLRRSKILVLDEATAAVDVTTDVLIQKTIREEFKSCTMLTIAHRLNTIIDSDRILVLASGQVIEYGTPAELLGDEAGAFSKMVQSTGPANAEYLRGLVVARRGRGETTTMPPPPPWLVSSRWSAAVQHALAANLGSAVKDLQLLGPGEISGNVIGKTTDAVALLQGVLMGKHDDEIEETLGRFEASRHTWWSAFYRVIEGLAEISRLARNGMQQHRIGVEDASENWDDL; this is encoded by the exons ATGGATTCCGACGGCCCCTTAGTCTGGTTTTGCCGGCCAGTGGCGAATGGCGTCTGGGCTCAAGAGACGGACAGCGCCTTTGGTGCTTACACGCCCTGTGCCGTTGATTCTGTAGTGGGGAATGTCTCCCACTTAGTTCTTCTTGGGATGTGCCTCTACAGAGTGTGGCTCATCAAAGTTAACCCCAAAGTCCAGCGCTACTGCTTGAGATCGAATCTCTGCAACTATGCATTGGCCGTGCTCTTCACTTGCTGCGCTGCTGAGCCTCTCTGCAGATTGGTTATGGGCTTATCGATCTTCAGTTTTGATACAGAGTCTGGTCTTGCGCCCTTTGAG ATGGTGCATTTGGGCATTGAGATTGTGTCATGGTGTTCCATGGTTGCAATGCTGCTTGTCGAAACCAAGATCTACGTGAAAGAGTTCAGATGGTACATCAGATTCGGGTTGATGTATGTTCTAGTGGGAGATGCAGTGATCTTTAACTTCATCTTCCCCCTAAGAGAATTCTACGGCGC GTCTACACTCTACTTGTTCTTCAGCTCAGTTTTCTTCCAG GTTTTGCTAGGAATACTTCTTCTTGCATATGTCCCAAAACTGGACTCGTATCCGGGCTACGTTCCTCTACCAGGCTCCGTGGATGACACCAAGAACGAGAAGCCTCTCGGGGAGCAAGTATGCCCCGAGAGAGGTGCAAATTTTTTTTCTG CAATCTACTTCGACTGGATGACTCCCCTTATGCAGCAAGGCTACAAAAGACCCATCACAGAGAAGGATGTTTGGAAGTTGGACTCGTGGGATCAGACAGAGACGTTGAGCAGAAA ATTCCAGAAATCTTGGGAGGAAGAAGCTCAGAGATCAAAGCCATGGCTTCTGCGTGCTTTGAATCGTAGCCTCGGTGGCAG GTTCTGGTATGGAGGCATCTTCAAA ATTGGTAGTGATCTATCCCAGCTTGCAGGACCTGTTATACTCAACCATCTTTTACAG TCTCTTGAGCGAGGCGAGCCAGCTTGGATCGGTTACATCTATGCTCTGTCAATATTTTTCAGCGTG TCAATCGGAGTGCTTTGTGAGGCTCGTTACTTCCAGAACGTTATGCGCGTTGGCTTCAGGCTAAGATCCACTCTG GTGGCTGCGATATTTCGCAAATCCTTGAGGCTAACACACGAAGCTCGTAAGCACTTTCCATCGGGAAGAGTTACAAATATGATCACCACAGATGCCAATGCACTTCAG cAAATATGCCAACAGCTTCATGGTTTATGGTCTTCCCCGTTTCGCATTATCATGGCCATGATTCTTCTATACCAGCAGCTAGGAGTATCATCGCTTCTTGGTTCGCTTATGTTAGTCCTGATGTTCCCTATCCAG ACTTTTATCGTCAGCAATATGCGAAAGCTATCCAGGGAAGGACTGCTACGAACTGACAAGAGAGTCGGCCTAATGAACGAGATTTTGGCAGCTATGGATACTGTCAA GTATTACGCGTGGGAGAAGAGCTTCAAGTCCAAAATCCATGTTCTGAGAGATGATGAGTTGTCGTGGCTCAGGAAAGCACAGATGCTCCAAGCA TGGAATACTTTCATACTAAACAGCATACCAGTCCTCGTGACAGTGATCTCATTTGGAACGTTCACGTTGCTCGGTGGGGATCTCTCGCCTTCCAGAGCTTTTACGTCTCTTGCTTTATTTGGCGTTCTGCGCTTTCCTCTAAACATGCTGCCTAATTTGATCACTCAG gttgtgaatgcAAATGTATCCCTTCAACGTCTCGAAGAACTACTGCTTGCAGAAGAGCGATTCTTGTTGCCGAATCCACCTCTTGCACCGGGGCTTCCTGCCATCTCGATCAAGGCTGGAAACTTCTCGTGGGACTCGAAG GCTGCACGGCCCACGTTGTCGAATATTAATCTGGATATACCAGTTGGCAGCCTAACTGCAATCGTTGGTGGCACCGGAGAAGGAAAAACCTCGCTGATATCTGCTATGCTTAAAGAGCTGCCTCCACTCGGAGATGCAGAGGTCGAAATCAGAGGCTCTGTAGCTTATGTGCCTCAGATTTCTTGGATCTTCAATGCATCA GTACGCGACAACATATTATTTGGATCTGAATTCGAGCAAACGCGGTATTGGAAGGCCATAGATGTCACTGCAATGCGGCATGACCTTGATTTGCTTCCT GGCCGTGACCTCACCGAGATTGGTGAAAGAGGAGTGAACATCAGTGGAGGCCAAAAGCAGAGAGTTTCAATGGCCAGGGCTGTGTATTCCGACTCAGATATTTACATTTTTGATGATCCGTTGAGCGCTCTGGACGCCAACGTTGCACGACAGGTCTTCAACAACTGCATCAAGGAGGCGTTGGGAGGGAAGACGAGGGTCCTTGTCACGAACCAGCTGCATTTTCTTCCCCAGGTTGACAGAATAATCTTGGTCTCCGAAGGTATGGTGAAGGAGGAGGGCACGTTCGAGGAGCTCTCCGAGAAGGGTGTGCTGTTCAAGAAGCTAATGGAGAATGCAGGCAAAATGGAGGAGCATATGCATGATAACGGAGAAGGGCTCGATCTTTGTGATGAATCGCCTTCGCCTTCACCTTCACCTCCACCTTCAGTTTCTTCCGATCCTAATCCAAAAGATGCAGTCTCAGCTAGGAAAATGAGAGAAGGCAGATCAGTTCTGATCAAGCAGGAGGAGAGGGAGATGGGAATTGTAAGCTGGCATGTTTTGATGAG GTACAAGAATGCGTTAGGCGGCTTGCTGGCTGTATCGGTGCTGCTCACGTGCTACACGTTGACAGAAACTCTTCGCGTTTCAAGCAGCACGTGGCTCAGCGTGTGGACGAAGCAGAGCACCTCGGCGGGTTATAGCCCCGGCTTCTACATCTTAGTTTATGCGATCTTGTCTTTTGGTCAG GTATTAGTGACACTGACAAACTCCTTCTGGCTGATCAGATCGAGTCTGAAGGCGGCCAGGCGCCTTCACGACTCGATGCTGGATGCCATACTCCGAGCTCCGATGGTGTTCTTCCACACGAACCCCATCGGCCGCGTGATCAACAGATTCTCCAAGGATCTCGGTGACATCGACCGCAACGTTGCAGGCCTCGTCAACGGCTTCCTCACCCAGCTGTGGCAGCTGCTCTCGACGTTCGTGCTCATAGGCATCGTGAGCACCGTGTCTCTGTGGGCCATCATGCCCCTCCTCATCCTGTTCTACGCGGCGTACCTCTACTACCAGAGCACGTCGAGGGAGGTGAAGCGCCTCGACTCCATCACAAGGTCGCCCGTGTATGCACAGTTCGGGGAGGCCCTGAACGGGCTGTCCTCGATCCGTGCATACAAGGCGTACGACCGGATGGCCGGGATCAACGGGAGGTCCATGGACAACAACATCCGGTTCACGCTCGTCAACATCAGCTCCAACCGGTGGCTCACCATACGGCTGGAGACGCTCGGAGGGATCATGATATGGTTGACGGCGACATTCGCAGTTATGCAGAATCAGAGAGCTGAGAATCAGGTGGCGTTTGCATCCACCATGGGATTGCTCCTCAGTTACTCTTTAAACATCACCAATTTGCTCAGCAATGTCTTGAGACAAGCAAGCAGAGCAGAGAACAGCTTGAACTCGGTGGAGCGCGTTGGAACGTACATAGACTTGCCATCCGAGGCTCCGGATGTGGTTGAAGGAAGCCGGCCTCCACCCGGATGGCCGGCCTCTGGATTGGTGAGGTTCGAAGATGTGTTCCTCCGGTATAGGCCCGGGCTTCCCCCGGTCCTCAAGGGGCTCTCGTTCACCATCCATCCGCACCAGAAGGTGGGGATAGTTGGGAGAACTGGCGCTGGTAAATCGAGCATGATCAATGCGTTGTTCCGGATCGTGGAGCTCGAGAGAGGGAGGATCTTGATTGATGACTGCGATGTTGCGAAATTCGGATTGACTGATCTTCGCAAAGTCCTCAGCATCATCCCTCAGTCCCCTGTTCTTTTCTCAG GTAACGTCCGGTTCAACCTCGACCCGTTTGGCGAACACAACGACCCGGACCTCTGGGAGGCTCTCGAGAGGGCTCACTTGAAGGATGTCATCAGAAGAAATCCTTTAGGTTTGGATGCAGAG GTTTTGGAAGGCGGCGAGAACTTCAGCGTGGGGCAGCGGCAGCTGCTCAGCCTCGCTCGAGCGCTGCTTCGCCGGTCGAAGATCCTCGTGCTCGACGAAGCAACCGCCGCCGTCGATGTCACCACCGACGTGCTCATACAGAAAACCATCCGCGAGGAGTTCAAGTCGTGCACCATGCTCACCATCGCTCATCGCCTCAACACCATCATCGACAGCGATCGGATCCTCGTCCTCGCGTCGGGCCAGGTGATCGAGTACGGCACCCCCGCGGAGCTCCTCGGGGACGAGGCGGGCGCCTTCTCCAAGATGGTGCAGAGCACGGGGCCCGCCAACGCCGAGTACCTCCGCGGCTTGGTCGTCGCGAGGAGGGGGCGGGGGGAGACGACGACGATGCCCCCGCCCCCACCGTGGCTCGTGTCCTCGCGTTGGAGCGCTGCCGTGCAGCACGCCCTCGCGGCCAACCTCGGCTCCGCGGTGAAGGACCTGCAGCTGCTCGGCCCCGGGGAGATCAGCGGCAATGTGATCGGCAAGACCACGGATGCGGTGGCGCTGCTGCAGGGCGTTCTGATGGGGAAGCACGACGACGAGATCGAGGAGACGCTCGGGCGGTTCGAGGCGTCGAGGCACACGTGGTGGTCGGCTTTCTACAGAGTGATTGAAG GCCTTGCAGAGATAAGCAGATTGGCAAGAAATGGGATGCAGCAACACAGAATTGGAGTGGAAGATGCCTCTGAAAATTGGGATGATCTTTAA